From a single Nocardioides sp. dk884 genomic region:
- a CDS encoding acyl-CoA dehydrogenase family protein: MGRLCETEGLTEDQSEILKAVRTFVEEKILPVATELEHADEYPTEIVEGLKELGIFGLMIPEEYDGLGESLLTYALCVEEIARGWMSVSGVINTHFIVAYLLMKHGTEEQKRKYLPKMATGEIRGAFSMSEPALGSDVAAITTKATRTDDGYEITGQKMWLTNGGSSTLVAVLVKTDEGADSVYKNMTTFLVEKTPGFGEVAQGVTVPGKIDKMGYKGIDTTEMVFEGHRISADQILGGESGKGFYQMMDGVEVGRVNVAARACGIANRAFELGVAYAQQRETFGKPIAEHQAILFRLAEMATKVETAHAMMVRAARKKDSGQRNDVEAGMAKMLASEYCNEVVEASFRIHGGYGYSKEYEIERLYREAAFMLIGEGTSDIQKMIIGRSVLKDYKLKA; encoded by the coding sequence ATGGGTCGCCTGTGCGAGACCGAGGGACTGACCGAGGACCAGAGCGAGATCCTGAAGGCGGTCCGCACCTTCGTGGAGGAGAAGATCCTTCCGGTGGCCACCGAGCTGGAGCACGCCGACGAGTACCCCACCGAGATCGTCGAGGGCCTCAAGGAGCTCGGCATCTTCGGGCTGATGATCCCCGAGGAGTACGACGGCCTGGGGGAGTCGCTGCTGACCTATGCCCTGTGCGTGGAGGAGATCGCCCGCGGCTGGATGAGCGTCTCGGGCGTCATCAACACCCACTTCATCGTGGCCTACCTCCTGATGAAGCACGGCACCGAGGAGCAGAAGCGCAAGTACCTGCCGAAGATGGCGACCGGCGAGATCCGGGGCGCGTTCTCGATGTCGGAGCCCGCGCTCGGCTCGGACGTCGCGGCGATCACGACCAAGGCGACCCGCACCGATGACGGCTATGAGATCACCGGGCAGAAGATGTGGCTGACCAACGGCGGCTCCTCCACCCTGGTCGCGGTGCTGGTCAAGACCGACGAGGGCGCCGACAGCGTCTACAAGAACATGACGACGTTCCTGGTCGAGAAGACCCCGGGCTTCGGCGAGGTCGCGCAGGGCGTCACGGTGCCCGGCAAGATCGACAAGATGGGCTACAAGGGCATCGACACCACCGAGATGGTGTTCGAGGGCCACCGGATCTCCGCCGACCAGATCCTCGGCGGGGAGTCGGGCAAGGGCTTCTACCAGATGATGGACGGCGTCGAGGTCGGCCGCGTCAACGTCGCCGCCCGCGCCTGCGGCATCGCCAACCGCGCCTTCGAGCTCGGGGTGGCCTACGCCCAGCAGCGCGAGACCTTCGGCAAGCCGATCGCCGAGCACCAGGCGATCCTCTTCCGTCTCGCGGAGATGGCCACCAAGGTCGAGACCGCGCACGCGATGATGGTCCGCGCGGCCCGCAAGAAGGACTCCGGGCAGCGCAACGACGTCGAGGCCGGGATGGCCAAGATGCTGGCCAGCGAGTACTGCAACGAGGTCGTCGAGGCGTCGTTCCGCATCCACGGCGGCTACGGCTACTCCAAGGAGTACGAGATCGAGCGGCTCTACCGCGAGGCCGCGTTCATGCTCATCGGCGAGGGCACCAGCGACATCCAGAAGATGATCATCGGGCGCAGCGTGCTGAAGGACTACAAGCTCAAGGCCT